The following proteins come from a genomic window of Malus sylvestris chromosome 4, drMalSylv7.2, whole genome shotgun sequence:
- the LOC126619070 gene encoding vacuolar iron transporter homolog 4-like, with product MASQRDQFSTYHIEIPVYGNVTDQPRQSPIPEDDEGDTFDYSQRTQWLRAAVLGANDGLVSVASLMMGVGAVKQDVKAMLLAGFAGLVAGACSMAIGEFVSVYTQYDIEISQMKREMKENGRTENREEAKKKSLPNPAQAALASAIAFSIGAVVPLLGAAFITEHKARLAVVAVLVSIALVVFGGVGARLGGSPVGKSCARVLVGGWMAMAITFGLTKLIGSSGLGI from the coding sequence ATGGCTTCCCAACGTGACCAATTTTCAACTTACCACATAGAAATTCCAGTTTATGGAAATGTGACCGATCAACCAAGACAATCTCCAATCCCCGAAGACGACGAAGGTGACACCTTCGACTACTCCCAGAGGACACAGTGGCTTCGCGCCGCCGTGTTGGGAGCCAATGACGGGCTGGTTTCCGTTGCATCGCTCATGATGGGTGTGGGAGCTGTGAAACAAGATGTGAAGGCCATGCTTCTTGCCGGGTTTGCGGGGCTTGTGGCTGGGGCATGTAGCATGGCAATAGGAGAGTTTGTGTCTGTGTACACTCAGTACGACATAGAGATATCTCAAATGAAGAGAGAGATGAAGGAAAATGGTAGGACAGAGAACAGAGAGGAGGCAAAGAAGAAGTCGCTGCCGAATCCAGCGCAAGCCGCCTTGGCGTCGGCCATTGCTTTTTCGATAGGCGCGGTGGTGCCTTTGTTGGGAGCTGCATTTATAACTGAGCACAAGGCGAGGCTGGCCGTGGTGGCGGTTTTGGTGAGCATCGCGCTCGTTGTGTTTGGAGGGGTAGGGGCGAGGCTGGGGGGGTCACCAGTGGGGAAGTCTTGTGCAAGAGTACTTGTTGGAGGATGGATGGCTATGGCTATAACTTTTGGACTCACAAAGTTAATTGGGTCTAGTGGTTTGGGAATCTGA